In Vulpes lagopus strain Blue_001 chromosome 4, ASM1834538v1, whole genome shotgun sequence, the DNA window ACAGAGGCAGAAAGTCTGCAGAGGAAAACTACAGATGTGCAAAGAGAAATAGAGGTAAGAGACCTTGGAGTTCTGGaaacagaaatggagagagaagctTCTGAACTTCCCCATTCCCTTAATTCTAGATTGTATAAGTTTCCTAACATCCTCCTACATTTTTTCAATTAACTCCCTTCAttctgtgtatgttttttaaatgggTTTCTGTTCCTTGTAACAAACTATACCCTAAGGTCCCATTGCAACAGTATCCCAATAATGTAGCATAGTTCAGATGCCACATGCACTGCATATAAAAGTCATAATTTTAATCTAAACATTAGTCTAAACAGGAATTTGCAGATTCACAGTAAGAATTGTTTACTTCTGTTATAAAGCTAGAAAGGCAATTCACGTATGGATAATCAGTATACAGAAATCTAAATGATAGAGAAATGTATAGAAACACTGTAGAATGTGACAATTCCTCTACTTCCTCACCCTACTGGCCaatcccatcccctccccagaGGTAAACACTAACAACAATGTTTCTGCTCTTTCATATGCCTCTACACATAAAcgccatttattttttaacctaagCAAAATAACACTATATTTACTCTTTTGTTACTTGCTTTCACAATCATTTATAAGTCTTAAATTCTTTCCTTACTGATGGTTGTTCCTAGTTTTGCACTTTAAAATCATggtgcgggcagcctgggtggctcagcagtttagcgtcgccttcagcccagggcctaatcctggggtcccggggtctagtcccacgtcgggctccctgcatggagcctgcttctccctctgcctgtgtctctgcctttctctctctgtttcttgaataaataaataaaatctttttaaaaaattatggtgcAATGATTTGTACATCAATTTCTAAGCTCATGGCTGAGTATTTCTGGGTATATTCcgagaaatggaattgctgaaaCAACTTTCAGACAAATTCCTCTCCTACCCCAGTAAGAGAACAAACACATTTCCTCTAACCTCATACCAATACCAGACATTAAACATTACCTctctttagattttaaaattggtAAAATTTTTACCAATCTGGTGGGTGAAAAAAGTTcactttctgttgttttaattcttataattcaaagagtaaatatataatgaagttttaaagttttatttaatttacttttgagtatgtaatttaaaatacatggtTTCATATCaggaaattaaatatgaaatttcaACCATGTCTGAGAAAAATCATTATATAAACTAttacagtatattaaaaaaataacatacctatggacatttcttttgttaagtatatatgtatgtaggtatgtatgtatgtatgtatgtatgtatttgagggtggggagtgaggggcagagagagagagagagagaatcttaagcagactccacactaagcccagagcccaacatgggatgtGATtgcatgaccctaagatcatgaccctgaaatcatgacttgagttaAAATCAAAAGTCACtcaagtcacagagagagagagagaggcagagacacaggcagagggagaagcaggctccatgcaccgggagcctgacgtgggattcgatcccgggtctccaggatcgcgccctgggccaaagacaagcgccaaaccgctgcgccacccagggatccccccctgtGGACATTTCTTATAAGTAAATTCACTATGTAGTTAAATACCTTGGTAACATTTCTatgtatcaatattttataaGCTTCTGCTGTTTTTCTATAGTGTAACAAAAGTTACTTCACAAGAGAAAGAACCCAggataatttaaaatgcaaaaataaaaaatagttgttTTGCTCACTGTGCTCCTGTCCATTGTATCAGAACCAAAGTGTGCTCACTGCCTCTTCCCTGACCTTCTCCACCCTTGTAGAGCAGAGTATGTAATTGCAAATGGCCCCAAAAAGACCATGGACCCTCCTGCCCACCCTAGAGTAGGACTCAAAAGCAAAATTAGCAAGATACTAACACAATGAGACTGATTTTTCTAAGACAGTTTCctctaatttcctttttcaaaatttctctgttttaaaacaaagaaagaaagaaagaaaacaaagcataatTAAAAACAGTTTACCAGAAAATAAAGCAAGGCCCTTTGGTCTCAACAGAGTCAGTTACACAATTATAGTCTAATGCAgtggaggattttttaaaatgatttttatttatgtatccatgagagacacaaggagaggggcagagacacaggcagagggagaagcaggctccatgcagggagcccgacgcgggactcaatcccaggaccccaggatcacatcctgagccaaaggcagatgctcaaccactaagccatccaggtgtcacGTAGTGGAGGATTCTGAGTATGGATTGGCCCTACAATCAGACCACTTGGACTTGAATCCCAATGTCTTGAGTGAATCACTTTCATCAATCTAGTCCATTagcaaatagagataataatagtagTTACTCCAGAAAACAGTTGGGATTGAATGGGAATTGAATGCGTAGTGATCCTGTATTTTACAGGTAGAATGTATATACACTCTGATGAGAGGGTCTCCCCAAAGGGCTATGAAGTACAGGGAAATGAGGTGCTTTTACTGGGGCTGGATACAGTGGTGTGAGCAAAGGTAGGGTAAGCAAAGTGAGACTATAAAGCATAAAAGGATCATAGAAAACTGGAGCAAACTGCTGTAGAAGCAAGGAGGTTACAGAGACAGGACAATAAGAGGAGACAAGTGTGGCAACAGTTGGCCAGGAGCCCAGAGGGCTCCCCACTACATGCTCCCCACTAGATACTTACCTATATCACACATTCAGCTGGGCAATTGGCCATTGATGGTGTTGGTCCTACCCTGGGTAGCCCTACCTAGTATTTAAGGCAGTCTAGTTCCCTGAGTAGTGATCTTGAGAAGTGGCCACAGTGCTAGAGATATTCAGGCTTTCCCTTAGCATCCTCCAGAACATCCACTCATTCAGTCATTATTATGGAGCATCTACGAGGGGCCAAATATTAAGTTAAGTGCTAGGGATACAGTGGGTAGAAACTGATAAACAGACAAGTGAATATATAACCACACATTGTAAATAATTCTATggatgaaaataacaaaatactctAAGAATAGGAGAAATAATCTAATTTACACTGTTAGGTTAGTGGCGATGGTGGGGGAAGGGCTAGGGAAGGCTTCTCTGTGGGGGGCGACATTCAGGTTGAGAACAGATAAGCAAGAATTAGACACAGTTGGAAGAGCTTCCttgaaaagaaaacttcaggtACAAAGACCCTAAGTAGAAACGAACAATCTAATAACTGAAAGTAGGTTGGAGAGTGGTGTGCCAGGGTATCTACTAGTACCATAGATAAAGTTAGAGAAGTAGGCAAGGATCAGATAATACAGGGCATTATAGGCCATTCTTGCACTTGAGGTGGAGTTTAGTTTGCAGGATATTTATTAAAGAGTTTCCTTTGGATCAACACCTgcagaagaggggaagaaagtaAGCAAGATTGAGCAAAGCATGAAAGGAACTGAGATTAAAGCCCAAATGACAGTTGCAGCTAATCCCATGTGGAGGAGTCAAAATGGTCCCTCAGGAGTCCAGAGCTGGGTCAAGACAGCCGAGCCTTTGTACCCCTTCCAGGCCCTGTCATTGGCTATGGACCACCCCAGGAAGGGCAGGACCTTGAGCAATGCAGCTTCAGGAAGCTGAAGCCATTCTTAAAGGCTGACAGTTGAAGGCATCTACCAACAGCATTGCCAGAAATCCAGGGCAACAAATTCTTCCCTGAAGGGGAATCTGGGCAGGACACCACAGTGTCTACCACAGCCACAGTCTTCAAAGTCGAAATTTTACTTCTATGCAAAAGGAAGCCTCCAAAGGATGGGAGCAAGGTTAGTGGCATGATTTTACATTCATGGCCAATATAGCTGCTAAATGGAGACTGGACCAGAAGGTATATGCTTGGAAATAAGAGAGACAAGTCAGGAGGTTGTTGTCCAAGTGAGAGATGATGAAGGCTGGGACCAGGATGGAAGCAACGTAGATAAAGAGAATTGTATGGTCCATTCAGGATGTactaaagaaggaaagaaaggaattggTGAGGGCTTAGGTGAATGAGAAGGGAGCATATCAAGCATTCCCAGATGGAGCTTGGTTCCCCAGAGGCCTAGGAGGTTATCATATCCTGAAGCTAGGATTCCTTTCAAAAACTCATCTGTAAGGGATTGATTCAAGCACTGCCCTGGGAAAAGGAAGTGTTAAGCAGCAGCAATGTGTtaactaaaaaaggaaaagttagcATTCGAAGATTTTTTCCAATttaccttgaaaaaaataaagaaacctggAAAGCCACATTCAgtttaaacttagaaaaaaaaaatgacagaattaaatTCTTCTGTCAATACAAAATCCACTGACACAATATggaagaaaatgtgcaaaattaaAGGTTATGCAAAAGAACCCAATTTTCTTCAAAACATACATTTCAGCTAAGTGGCTTTTGTAAGATATTACAGAGAATTTGACTATTTGGGGACATTGTTTTGAATTTGCTTTCTTTCAACAACAAATTATACTTAAAGCAGCCTCAGCTTTCCATTTGACATCAACATAATGGACCCACAACGGATTAGTCCTGAAATACGTGATAAAAACCACATCTTTGAAAAACCCAGCATCTTCTTTGAAACAAAACTCTCCAGATTAGTCCATGAATTACAGTTTACGGAAGTAAGAACAAAGCTATATGTGGTTATGAGGGCACTTTGCACCACAACATTTGGAGTTAGAAGCAACCTTTTGAGAATATATGAACcaactatttcattttaatagatCAGAAGACTGAgaataaaagcaatttaaattaaatgacataTGATCACATAGGAGATTTGTGACAGAGCATAAATTAGAATCCCTTACCCTTTCCACTGTGCCCGCTGCCCTTGAAATGATTAGAGATGGAAGGAAAGTTGCAAAGTGGTGCTCTTAGCCAGTCATTCCTAAAACTAGAATTCTATCTCATAGAACATGATAAAAAGGATTTGGTTATTGTGACTCTTCACCAAAGGAAACTGACATCAAATTAATATAAACGGCccataatatatttaacattttattctcaaatgtgtttttctcttgaAAGTAAACTCTGttcacatttttacattttcttgaaagCTCCATCAAGCtttaaatgtgcttttattttattttttttatttttattttttttattatttttattatttttatttttatttatttatttatttttttaatttattttttttataaatgtgctTTTAGAACAGTGCTCATGCCAATGAATTTCCAACTTTGGTACCATCAATTTGCAGTGTCTTTCTTATTCATAAAGGTCAGTGAACAAAAATTGTATTCTGAAATGGAATCCCTGAATCACAAACCTTCCACAGAATTGTCTGATATTTGAGCCATCATGTACACTGTGGAACAAATTCCTGACCCATGCAGAAAACAGCATGTCACACAGACCTTCCAGATGATTCCCTCTGTTAACAGAACCAGTGAGCTAAATTCAGTCTTAAATTGCCAGTGTACCACTGCTGAATATCTACAGAGGAACATGTGCCCTTCTAGAATatcataaaacttaaaattggTACCATTTATTCTTCTCAGAATAATGTGAAGAAGCGCGAAATCTTTCTGCTTGTGTTTATAGATGGCCTCCTTCCCAAATGTCCCACACCACACCTGTGACTATTATAATGGCCAATGCCAGACTTAgtagggagacagagagaaggagagagaagaaaggagggaaaagactaggggtagaggaggagaaaagaggaaatgctTATGAACTAGCTCTGATTAAacttctttcattgttttttcctagaggctgagaaaaatttggagaaattccTACAAAAAAAGTTACTTTTGTTGGTATGATCAATACAAATTTGACAGCAAATTTCTGATAAATGACAATGACAAATACAATTAGTCTATACTCAGGACCTCCAGGGCTTCAGGATCCaagcaatattttataaaatgtagtttgtttctcttaaaattaaaaaataagtgaccATATTCAATGAATAACTGAAGACTAAGAACACAGAGTATAAGACTaagaaaaagtcatttatatAATGGTATTGGCATTTAGAGGGAGCTCAgcaaataaaaagttattattaccattattatttgtGTTATGATGCAAcccaataaaacaacaaaattaactGGACAAAAGTTACCTACATACATAAATGTTGGTACAAGTGGTAATTAGCCATAAATAGTAAATTCTCATAAATTCTTGTGGTTAACATTACCTTTACAGAACAAGATCCAgttcttctattttctgtttcagagCATCTTTATAATGTATCATTGCTCATGTATTCCATAGGTGCAGCTTAATCCCCTTTTCACATTTGTCATAATGCTATTCCTGAAAGCTTTATGGTCACATAGGATTCCCCCAGGTAAGTGCCCCTGCTCCCCGCACCTGACCTTAGGTAATCATTCCTGGGTCTTCTCTGGAGGAGGCCTGGGCTGAGTACCAGAGGAAAGAGGTATCAAGACTTTGGAGTGTGGATAGTACTGAGCAAGCCAGCAGCATCCCCTCAGAGAAAGAGCAGGTGCATGTTAGGGGCAGAGAGATTCAAAGCCAAGAGGCTGAAGTGCTCTGGGAAGAAACCAGTGTGGCATTAAACCCTGGCCCTGATGGATTCTTAACAGAGTCAACTGTCAGGGTGGGTGGATGGGATCCAGCTAGATCAGGACTAGGCCAGGGATGTCAGTGAACCCTTTAATTTCTCAAGAGAAATTGTGCAGGCAAGGAGAGAGTGAGAtgaaatattcaaagtgctaaaagaaaaaaactccaacGAAGAATACTTTCACTGGTAAAgttgtccttcaaaaatgaagaagagataaagactttcccagacaaacaaaagctgagagagttCACCACCactagacctgccttacaagaaatactgaaaggaattcttcaagctgaaatgagAAGATGCTAATTAgtaatataaaaacatgaaaatataaatcacacTGATAAGGCAAttatatagtcaaattcagaatactctaaCAATGTAAGTTAATCACTGAACtttagtatgaaggttaaaagacaaaaatatttttaaaaatataactacaaaAATTTGTTAAtagatacacaatataaaaagatgtaaattatgaaacaaaatagaggagaGTAAAAGGGTAGAGTTTTTGTATGAGATAAAGTTTTTATCAGATTAAAATAGATtgttagggaatccctgggtggctcagcggtttggcgcctgcctttggcccagggcatgatcttggggttctggaatcgagtcccacatccagttccctgtatggagcctgcttctccctctgcctgtgtctctgcttctctctctctctctctctgtgtctctcatgaataaataaataaaatctttaaaataaaataaaataaaataaataaaataaaataaaatagattgttaTAACTATGAGATGCAtcatgtaagcctcatggtaaccataCAGCAAAACCTACAGTAGGTACACAAAAGAGTAAAAGAAGGGAGTCAAAGCATATCACTACAGAAAATCGTCAATTTGCAAAGGAAGAATgcaagaaaggaacaaaggaactaTGAAGTAGCCAGAAAGCAATTAATAAGAGGTCATTTTTcctatcaatattttctttcccatcaGTATTTACTTTAAATGTAGATGGATTAAATtatccaatcaaaagatacaggtGGTAAAACAGATTTAAGAGAAAGGCCtaactataagagactcacttcagctttATGGAAACAAGCAGGCTTAAAGTGAAGGGATGGACAAAGCTACTCCATGAAAATAGAAGCCAAATAAAAGTGGGGCtagctatatttatatcagacacaatagactttaagtcaaaaactgtaacaagaagGTGCAGTGGCTgagcagctcagggcatgaccccagggtcctgggattgagtcctgcatctggctccctgtggggagcctgcttctccctctgcctatgtttctgcctctgtctctgtgtgtctcacgaataaataaataaaaccttttaaaaaatgtaacaagagacaaaaaaggtCAATTTacaatgataaagggatcaactTGTTGAGAGaatgtaacaattgtaaatatttatacatctaACATCTGAGCACCTAAACATATTAGatctgaagagagaaataaaaagcaatagaaaaaaagtcGAAGACTTCAATACTGCACTTTCTACAATGAATAAATTGTCCTGACAGAAAATCAATAACAAAGTACTGAacttaaaatacacattaaaatagatggagtttacatatatatatatatatacacacacacagaacattccatctaaaaGCAGCACAGCAGGCATTCTTCTTAAGCACTCAGAGAACATTCCAGGATAAATCATGGTAGgtcacaaaataaatcttaacaaatttaagaatattgaaatcatatcaagcaccCCCTCCAACTACAATGGTATAAAAACATCAATCAACAGATGGCaaactggaaaattcaaaatacgtagagattaaacaacatactccTGAACAActaatgggtcaaagaaaaaaacaaaagaaaaaccaaaaaatatctggagacaaaagaaaatggaaacacaaaactTATGTGATACAACAAATCGGTTCTAAaaggatgtttatagcaacaaaacctacattaagaaaaaagaaaagggatccctgggtggcgcagcggtttagcgcctgcctttggcccagggcgcgatcctggagactcgggatcgaatcccacgtcgggctcccggtgcatggagcctgcttctccctctgcctgtgtctctgcctctctctctctctctgtgactatcataaataaatactaataaaaaaaaagaaataacaaaaatcagagtggaaataaaatagagacaggAAAGGCAATAAAAAAGATGAGTCAAAccaagagccttttttttttttaaatttttttttaaattatttatttatttatgatagtcacacacacagagagagagaggcagagacacaggcagagggagaagcaggctccatgcaccgggaagggatccctgggtggcgcagcggtttggcgcctgcctttggcccggggcgcgatcctggagaccaagagcctttttttttttaaaaaaaagaaaaccaaaactgacaAATCTTTGGATAgactaattaaaaaatagggaagaTCCCCGGAcctgcgcgcccccgcccccgcccccgccatgcTCTCCGTCCGCGTCCCGCTCGCCAGCATCGCGgacccccagcagcagcagcagcagctccagctcTCGCCCCTCAAGGGGCTCAGCCTGGCGGACAAGGAGAACACGCCCCCGGCCCTCGGCACCCGCGTGCTGGCCAGCAAGACCGCCCGGAGGATCTTCCAGGAGCCCGGCGAGCCGAAAACTAAGGTACTTGCCTCCAGCGCGGAGGAGGAACCGCTGCTGAGAGAAAACCCCCGCCGCTTTGTCATCTTCCCTATCGAGTACCATGATATTTGGCAGATGTATAAGAAAGCGGAGGCTTCCTTTTGCACAGCCGAAGAGGTGGATCTTTCCAAGGACATTCAGCACTGGGAATCCCTGAAGCCTGAGGAGAGATATTTTATATCCCATGTTCTGGCTTTCTTTGCAGCGAGCGATGGCATAGTAAATGAGAACTTGGTGGAGCGGTTTAGCCAAGAAGTTCAGATTACCGAAGCCCGCTGTTTCTATGGCTTCCAAATTGCCATGGAAAACATCCACTCTGAGATGTATAGTCTCCTCATTGACACTTATATTAAAGATTCCAAAGAAAGGGAATTTCTCTTCAACGCCATCGAGACGATGCCTTGTGTCAAGAAGAAGGCAGATTGGGCCTTGCGTTGGATTGGGGACAAAGAAGCTACCTATGGAGAGCGGGTTGTGGCCTTTGCTGCCGTGGAAGGAATCTTCTTTTCGGGTTCTTTTGCGTCGATATTCTGGCTCAAGAAACGGGGCCTGATGCCTGGCCTCACGTTTTCCAATGAACTTATTAGCAGAGATGAGGGTTTACACTGTGACTTTGCCTGCCTGATGTTCAAACACCTGGTCCACAAACCTTCAGAGCAGAGGGTGAAGGAAATAATTATCAATGCCGTTAGGATAGAACAGGAGTTCCTCACGGAGGCCTTGCCAGTGAAGCTCATTGGGATGAATTGCACGTTAATGAAGCAGTATATTGAATTCGTGGCAGACCGACTTATGCTGGAGCTTGGTTTTAGCAAGGTTTTCAGAGTAGAAAATCCATTTGACTTTATGGAGAATATTTCACTGGAAGGGAAGACTAACTTCTTTGAGAAGAGAGTAGGCGAGTATCAGAGGATGGGAGTGATGTCAAGTCCAACAGAGAATTCTTTTACCTTGGATGCTGACTTCTAAGTGAATGAAGATGTgctctttgctgatttttttttcccctttctcatccaaaaaaaaaaaaaatcagctacttGAAGTGTATCAAACCAGCTACACCATGAATCATCCATAACGTTCATTAATAGTATTGTTAAAACTGTGTAGCTACCTCATAAGCAAGCCTGTTGATCAGTTAATGCTAGTCGTCTCACCCAGAAAGAAGCATAGACAAAAAGCTACTCGGATTCTTAATGAAAGATATTGGCCGTGTCTGGCTTTTGCGGGCAGGCTGGCTGTCCACTAACTTCACAGTGGCTCTCGGTGGCAGTCAGGTCTCAAAAGTGTGGGGACTCAAGTGAGTCTGATCTAGCACGATTAATCAGTTACTCTAAGGCCCTTGGGCGGTGTCAGCCTCTGTGCTTCAAAGCAGATTTTTAAGTTTACGTACcgatttttatataaaactggCACTTTACACACAAATAAACATAGTTTGTACTGTTGAAATAAAGGCTTGATTTAACTTAATCTGGTTTCTGGCCCAAATGCAGAGCATTCTATTGACCACTAATGGGAGCCAGTTTGCAATTGACTAGGTAACCAAAAAGTCCGTCAAACCTGTGTGAATCAAGCATgttatttctgttaattttctataatgaatTGATGTTCTCTTTAATCAACTTTAAAGTCAATCCTTCATATACCTAGGTATTAGCCACTTGGTGCCATGAAGAAACGCaggttgtgttttttattttggaggcCAGGTCAAGTATTGTGGAATAAGAGGGGAAAGGAGGTTCTAATTCTTAAATCATTAGAGCTTGAAGTGTGATGTAGGCTGACTGCTGGTCGCCTGGGGGTGTGCGAGGAGCAGCatccttttatttctcaaatcACATTTTCCCCCACCTTGAGTTCTTATAGAAGATCCTTAGATCCTTAGCTGTAGGGTCTGAGATAATATTGTAAATTGATTTTGAAATCAATCCTTGCACGAATTGACCCACTTAGGATCTTGCTCCAATTAAGTGGCACAACCAGAACTGAAATTGGCTCCCCGGAAAGTTGAGCATTTTCTTTGATTTGGTCTAATTTGTAAGTAGGTAATGTTGACCTAATCCATTTGTGTCCACTACATGTTTTTtcaattagatattttttctgtttttttgttcttttatatctggttcatattttgaaataattgctCAGTTAGTGCAGTTCATGATTGGAGCAGATAGTCTTCAGGGCACTTACTTCCAGCTTTTGCCTCAATCTGAGCATTACCTTGTTGGATTCCTGACCTGCAGTAGAAAACTAGAGTTGCATGAGCTATATTAATACATGTTCTGTTTACACAGTAATTTtagaaagaagtataaaataagaTACTTAATAGGATTAGTTTGAATCAGCCTGCCTTTGTGTTACCCCTGCTTTATCCctccccatcaaaaaaaaaaaaaaaaaaaaaaaaaaaaaaaaaaaaaccccagccaGGAGGTTACGAGAAGGTGGTGGATGATACGCACTGATCCTTTGGCCACATTTGTTAACCTTTTTGTGTTGGGTGATCACTGACCTGttcttttgtcagtttt includes these proteins:
- the LOC121489614 gene encoding ribonucleoside-diphosphate reductase subunit M2-like, whose translation is MLSVRVPLASIADPQQQQQQLQLSPLKGLSLADKENTPPALGTRVLASKTARRIFQEPGEPKTKVLASSAEEEPLLRENPRRFVIFPIEYHDIWQMYKKAEASFCTAEEVDLSKDIQHWESLKPEERYFISHVLAFFAASDGIVNENLVERFSQEVQITEARCFYGFQIAMENIHSEMYSLLIDTYIKDSKEREFLFNAIETMPCVKKKADWALRWIGDKEATYGERVVAFAAVEGIFFSGSFASIFWLKKRGLMPGLTFSNELISRDEGLHCDFACLMFKHLVHKPSEQRVKEIIINAVRIEQEFLTEALPVKLIGMNCTLMKQYIEFVADRLMLELGFSKVFRVENPFDFMENISLEGKTNFFEKRVGEYQRMGVMSSPTENSFTLDADF